The Lutibacter profundi genome includes a region encoding these proteins:
- a CDS encoding type IX secretion system membrane protein PorP/SprF produces the protein MKRIIIIIVILTLGFENSNAQQLPQFTQYMYNTIAINPAYAGSRNALSIVGLNRNQWAGFDGGPQTQTLSIHSPLRNEKIGLGFSLINDKAGYENFTYAFADFSYTIKANENVNVSFGLKAGMTYYKLAEELYNATEVNQDPYFNDKLNRWNSNFGAGILVHSDKWYLGLSIPKMINHDLNNDTEYAALERVHYYAIGGYVVDLNDNLKFKPSFMFKYTKGAPISTDLTANFLFNEKFWLGGSYRLNGQQNALGALVDFQVSDQFRVGYTYEIPTGEIRPYTSGSHEILLMYEFRFLKRKQKSPRYF, from the coding sequence ATGAAACGTATAATTATAATTATAGTAATACTTACTTTAGGATTTGAAAATTCTAATGCGCAACAATTACCACAATTCACGCAGTATATGTATAATACAATTGCTATAAATCCGGCATATGCAGGAAGTAGAAATGCATTAAGCATTGTGGGATTAAACAGAAATCAGTGGGCTGGATTTGATGGAGGCCCTCAAACACAAACTTTGTCAATACACTCTCCTTTACGAAATGAAAAAATAGGATTGGGTTTCTCATTAATTAACGATAAGGCGGGATATGAAAATTTCACGTATGCATTTGCAGATTTTTCATATACCATTAAAGCTAATGAAAATGTAAATGTAAGTTTTGGTTTAAAAGCAGGGATGACCTACTATAAATTAGCTGAAGAGCTATACAATGCTACTGAAGTAAATCAAGACCCATATTTTAATGATAAATTAAATAGATGGAACTCTAATTTTGGAGCAGGTATTTTAGTCCATTCAGATAAATGGTATTTGGGTTTATCAATACCAAAAATGATTAATCATGACTTAAATAATGATACAGAATATGCTGCATTAGAGAGAGTTCATTATTATGCAATAGGAGGCTATGTAGTAGATTTAAATGACAATCTAAAATTTAAACCATCCTTTATGTTTAAATACACTAAAGGAGCTCCAATTTCAACAGATTTAACAGCAAATTTTTTATTCAATGAAAAGTTTTGGTTAGGAGGCTCTTATAGACTTAATGGCCAACAAAACGCTTTGGGTGCTTTAGTAGATTTTCAAGTTTCAGATCAATTTAGAGTTGGTTATACATATGAAATTCCAACAGGTGAAATTAGGCCTTATACTTCAGGATCACATGAAATATTGTTAATGTACGAGTTTAGATTCTTAAAAAGAAAACAAAAATCTCCAAGATATTTTTAA
- a CDS encoding OmpA family protein, translating into MKNIKILFITFVLIGASTFGQTAKQKKADREYNNFSFVKAIKTYEKLIDTSFNEQYAMRKLGDAYIMLRQPEKALAIYKKVVEQPNVPSEYYLYYAQTLRANGKYEASKKWMKKYKEAGNEKDSRVKDFFKNKDLASAIFNSKEKNILKKLNINTKFNEFGAVLLDGDIVFASSRDEGVSVKRLYAWDKQPMLDVFETPLEGGSVENTKKLKGEVNSIQHDGPVTFNSEGTKMYFSRNNYFEAKKINDAKGIMHVGIYSAELVDGTWINVKPTNLNNPNYIVYHPSLSKDGKKLYFASDMPGGFGGTDIYVSEVQEDGSLGTPTNLGEIINTEGNEAFPFIDSEDETLYFSSDGHVGFGLLDVFATVKDKENNIVNIINLGKPINSKKDDFGYYLFDEGFKGFISSNRKGGVGGDDIYAFTRIPPLTLKGQIFDAVNNEPVAGAKVILARQNGEEMAYFITKKDGSYKHLIDRDKNFVLKGSKEKYQDVAANFNSFGLEKEKELVVNLNIPLAPIEDVVILADLETIYFDLDKSNIRPDAALELDKVVALMNKYPEMVIRLESHTDSRADDQYNIRLSNRRAKSTYNYIISKGIEANRITKYEGFGETQLVNKCSNGVKCSEEEHQLNRRTEFIIVKMK; encoded by the coding sequence ATGAAAAACATAAAAATTTTATTTATAACATTTGTTTTGATAGGCGCATCAACATTTGGTCAAACAGCAAAACAAAAAAAAGCAGATAGAGAATATAATAATTTTTCATTTGTAAAAGCAATAAAAACCTATGAGAAGTTAATTGATACGAGTTTTAATGAACAGTACGCAATGCGTAAATTAGGTGATGCATATATTATGTTACGACAACCTGAAAAAGCATTGGCTATTTATAAAAAAGTTGTTGAACAACCAAATGTACCTTCAGAATATTATTTATACTATGCTCAAACATTAAGAGCAAATGGGAAATATGAAGCTTCAAAAAAATGGATGAAAAAATATAAGGAAGCTGGGAATGAGAAAGATTCTAGAGTTAAAGATTTTTTTAAAAATAAAGATTTAGCAAGTGCTATTTTTAATTCGAAAGAAAAGAATATCTTAAAAAAGTTAAATATCAATACTAAATTTAATGAATTTGGAGCTGTGCTTTTAGATGGGGATATTGTTTTTGCTTCATCGCGTGATGAAGGCGTTTCTGTAAAAAGATTATACGCTTGGGATAAACAACCTATGTTAGATGTGTTTGAAACACCTTTAGAAGGAGGTTCTGTTGAAAACACAAAAAAGCTAAAAGGTGAAGTAAACTCAATTCAGCATGATGGTCCAGTTACATTTAATAGCGAAGGAACTAAAATGTATTTTTCGAGAAATAATTATTTTGAAGCAAAGAAAATTAATGATGCTAAAGGAATAATGCATGTTGGAATTTATAGTGCTGAGTTGGTTGATGGTACGTGGATAAATGTAAAACCTACAAATTTAAATAATCCAAATTATATTGTATATCATCCTTCATTAAGCAAGGATGGAAAAAAATTATACTTTGCATCTGATATGCCAGGAGGTTTTGGAGGAACAGATATTTATGTAAGTGAAGTACAAGAAGATGGATCTTTAGGAACTCCAACTAATTTAGGAGAAATTATTAATACTGAAGGTAACGAGGCATTTCCATTTATAGATTCAGAAGATGAAACGTTGTATTTTTCATCGGATGGTCATGTAGGTTTTGGTTTATTAGATGTTTTTGCAACTGTTAAAGATAAAGAGAATAACATTGTTAATATAATAAATTTAGGGAAGCCAATAAATAGTAAAAAAGATGATTTTGGATATTATTTATTTGATGAAGGATTTAAAGGGTTTATTTCATCTAATAGAAAAGGTGGCGTAGGTGGTGATGATATTTATGCTTTTACCAGAATTCCTCCATTAACTTTAAAAGGGCAAATTTTTGATGCTGTAAATAATGAGCCTGTAGCGGGAGCTAAAGTTATTTTAGCAAGACAAAATGGAGAAGAAATGGCCTATTTTATTACTAAAAAAGATGGATCTTATAAACATTTAATAGATAGAGATAAAAACTTTGTTTTAAAAGGATCTAAAGAAAAATACCAAGATGTAGCAGCTAATTTTAATTCATTTGGTTTAGAAAAAGAAAAAGAATTAGTAGTAAACTTAAACATTCCACTTGCTCCAATTGAAGATGTGGTAATTTTAGCAGATTTAGAAACTATTTATTTTGATTTAGATAAATCCAATATAAGACCAGATGCCGCGTTAGAATTAGATAAAGTTGTTGCTTTAATGAATAAATATCCAGAAATGGTTATTAGACTTGAGTCACATACTGATAGTAGAGCAGATGATCAATATAATATTAGATTGTCTAATAGAAGAGCCAAATCAACATATAACTATATAATTTCTAAAGGTATAGAAGCTAATAGAATTACAAAATATGAAGGTTTTGGAGAAACTCAGTTAGTGAATAAATGTTCAAACGGAGTTAAATGTTCTGAAGAAGAACATCAATTAAATAGAAGAACAGAATTTATTATAGTTAAAATGAAATAA
- a CDS encoding CAP domain-containing protein produces MKPLALKLLSLVLLSSILFSCSKEDDGIYFNENSEIINANVSYTEIETEILNLINDYRVSEGLTSLKPLNIISGVADGHTKYMVEIGEVNHDNFNQRTQTLVENAGAISVGENVAYGFNSAQGVVNGWLNSDSHREIIENPNYTHFGISTESNNEGRNYFTQIFIKK; encoded by the coding sequence ATGAAACCCCTTGCCCTAAAACTTCTTTCATTAGTCTTATTAAGTTCTATTTTATTTTCTTGTTCAAAAGAAGATGATGGAATCTATTTTAATGAAAATAGTGAAATTATAAATGCAAATGTTTCTTACACAGAAATAGAAACTGAAATCTTAAATTTAATTAATGATTATAGAGTTAGTGAAGGATTAACATCCTTAAAACCTTTAAATATTATTTCAGGTGTTGCAGATGGACATACCAAGTATATGGTTGAAATAGGAGAGGTAAATCATGATAACTTTAATCAACGTACACAAACTTTAGTTGAAAACGCTGGAGCCATTTCTGTTGGTGAAAATGTAGCATATGGTTTTAATTCTGCACAAGGTGTGGTTAATGGATGGTTAAATAGCGACAGCCACCGAGAAATAATTGAAAATCCAAATTATACTCATTTTGGTATCTCAACTGAATCTAATAATGAAGGTAGAAATTACTTTACCCAAATATTTATAAAAAAATAA
- a CDS encoding M3 family metallopeptidase, with amino-acid sequence MSNPLLENYKTPFSTAPFSKIKNKHFKPAFKKAINLAKAEIEVICNNPEVPTFENTIETLDFFGQKLNRISSVFFNLNSAETNDEIQKIAQEISPMLSEFSNDIILNKKLFKRIQLVYDIKSELNLTAEQDMLLTKKYKNFVRNGAHLTKKEKSELRIIDTKLSKLKLQFGENVLAETHDFKLHITNKTQLKGLPESAVEAAQMLAKQLHKKGWIFTLDYPSYIPFITYADSRELRKTLAKAFGAKAFRNNDNDNQQIVLNLVKLRHKRANLLGYKSHSHFVLEERMAESPEKVNNFLNDLLSKAKPAAQKEFNNLSKFAKKDGIEQLEKWDSAYYAEKLKKELFDIEEEQLKPYFKLENVIKGVFTIANKLYDLNFEEIFTVDKYHKDVKTYKVTNTSGNYVAILYTDFFPRKGKRNGAWMTSFKDQWKKGVENSRPHISIVCNFTKATNTKPSLLTFNEVTTLFHEFGHALHGMLANTTYPSLSGTNVYWDFVELPSQLFENWCYEKEALNLFAKHFKTNKIIPIDLIDKIKKSSNFLEGIQTLRQLSFGILDMNWHSKDPTGIDNVKKFESLAFKNTQLFPDVKENCMSTSFSHIFQGGYSSGYYSYKWAEVLDADAFSLFLEKGIFNKQIAQKFKLNILEKGGTIKPMDLYVNFRGKKPTNTALLQRAGLLKQD; translated from the coding sequence ATGAGTAATCCACTATTAGAAAACTATAAAACTCCTTTTTCAACAGCTCCATTTTCTAAGATTAAGAATAAACATTTTAAACCGGCTTTTAAAAAAGCAATTAATCTTGCAAAAGCCGAAATTGAAGTAATTTGTAACAATCCTGAAGTACCAACTTTTGAAAATACGATTGAAACACTAGATTTTTTTGGACAGAAATTAAATAGAATTTCAAGTGTTTTTTTTAATTTAAATTCTGCTGAAACCAATGATGAAATTCAAAAAATAGCACAAGAAATTTCACCAATGTTATCCGAGTTTTCAAATGACATCATCTTAAACAAAAAACTTTTCAAAAGAATTCAATTAGTTTATGATATAAAAAGTGAGCTAAATTTAACGGCAGAGCAAGACATGTTGCTAACTAAGAAATATAAAAATTTTGTTAGAAATGGCGCTCATTTAACTAAAAAAGAAAAATCTGAATTACGAATTATAGACACAAAACTGTCAAAATTAAAACTACAATTTGGTGAAAACGTATTGGCTGAAACTCATGATTTTAAACTTCATATAACTAACAAAACACAATTAAAAGGACTTCCAGAAAGTGCTGTAGAAGCCGCTCAAATGTTAGCCAAACAACTTCATAAAAAAGGTTGGATTTTCACATTAGACTACCCAAGCTATATCCCATTTATAACTTACGCTGATTCAAGAGAACTTAGAAAAACTTTAGCGAAAGCATTTGGCGCAAAAGCATTTAGGAATAATGATAATGATAATCAACAAATAGTTTTAAACTTGGTTAAATTACGACATAAAAGAGCTAACCTGTTGGGATATAAATCACATTCTCATTTTGTTTTAGAAGAACGAATGGCAGAATCACCTGAAAAGGTCAACAATTTTTTGAACGATTTATTATCAAAAGCTAAGCCTGCCGCACAAAAGGAATTTAACAACTTGTCAAAATTCGCAAAAAAAGACGGTATAGAACAATTAGAAAAATGGGATAGTGCTTATTATGCTGAAAAACTAAAAAAAGAACTTTTTGATATAGAAGAAGAACAACTTAAGCCTTATTTTAAATTAGAAAATGTAATTAAAGGTGTATTTACAATTGCAAACAAACTTTATGATTTAAACTTTGAAGAAATTTTTACTGTTGATAAATACCATAAAGATGTTAAAACTTATAAAGTTACCAATACAAGTGGTAACTATGTTGCAATATTATATACCGACTTTTTTCCTAGAAAAGGAAAACGTAATGGGGCTTGGATGACGTCATTTAAAGATCAATGGAAAAAAGGAGTTGAAAATTCAAGACCTCATATATCTATTGTTTGTAATTTTACGAAAGCTACAAATACGAAACCTTCTTTATTAACTTTTAATGAAGTCACCACCTTATTTCACGAATTTGGTCATGCTCTACATGGGATGTTGGCAAATACAACATATCCTAGCTTATCAGGAACCAATGTTTATTGGGATTTCGTTGAACTCCCTAGCCAACTATTTGAGAATTGGTGTTACGAAAAAGAAGCTTTAAACTTATTTGCCAAACACTTTAAAACCAATAAAATAATCCCCATAGATTTAATTGATAAAATTAAAAAGTCTTCTAACTTTTTAGAAGGAATACAAACTTTACGTCAACTTAGTTTCGGTATTTTAGATATGAATTGGCATAGCAAAGACCCAACAGGAATTGACAATGTTAAAAAGTTTGAGTCTTTAGCTTTTAAAAACACACAATTATTTCCAGATGTAAAGGAAAATTGTATGAGCACTTCTTTTTCTCATATTTTCCAAGGAGGTTATTCTTCAGGTTATTATTCATACAAATGGGCTGAAGTTTTAGACGCTGATGCTTTTTCACTTTTTTTAGAAAAAGGTATTTTCAACAAACAAATTGCACAAAAATTTAAATTAAATATATTAGAAAAAGGAGGTACAATAAAACCTATGGATTTATATGTTAATTTTAGAGGTAAAAAACCTACAAATACTGCCTTATTACAACGTGCCGGCCTTTTAAAACAAGATTGA
- the purE gene encoding 5-(carboxyamino)imidazole ribonucleotide mutase produces the protein MSKVGIIMGSNSDLPIMQQAIDILQNFNIEIEVDIVSAHRTPEKLFDYAKNAHTRGISVIIAGAGGAAHLPGMVASISPLPVIGVPIKSSNSIDGWDSILSILQMPNGVPVATVALNGAKNAGILAAQIIGSSNKNIQNTIVDFKTDLKNTVIKASIKLKKSL, from the coding sequence ATGAGCAAAGTAGGAATTATAATGGGAAGTAATTCAGATCTTCCAATTATGCAACAAGCTATAGATATTTTACAAAATTTTAATATTGAAATTGAGGTTGACATTGTATCTGCGCACAGAACCCCTGAAAAATTATTTGATTATGCTAAAAATGCTCATACAAGAGGTATTTCTGTAATAATTGCCGGTGCAGGAGGTGCGGCACACTTACCTGGAATGGTAGCTTCAATAAGTCCTCTCCCTGTTATTGGAGTTCCTATCAAATCTTCAAATTCTATTGATGGATGGGATTCTATTTTATCTATTTTACAAATGCCCAACGGTGTTCCTGTTGCAACTGTTGCGCTTAACGGTGCGAAAAATGCGGGTATATTAGCTGCTCAAATTATTGGAAGTTCCAATAAAAATATCCAAAATACCATTGTTGATTTTAAAACAGATTTAAAAAATACCGTTATCAAAGCAAGTATAAAACTTAAAAAAAGCCTATAA
- a CDS encoding 5-(carboxyamino)imidazole ribonucleotide synthase yields MKNYFSSNFKLGVLGGGQLGKMLLTETQKFDIYTCILDGSSEAPCAQICNEFYQGNLLDFDTVYNFGKKVNLLTIEIEHVNIDALLKLEEEGLEIHPQPRVIQTIQHKGKQKDFFVKNKIPTSPHKRFSSLEELKNEKHAFPFVWKSAQFGYDGTGVKVIKSKNDLSLLNDVDCIIEKLIPFKNELAVIVARNKNGEIKTYPVVEMEFHKEANQVEYVICPARISNEVAQKAQKIALKVAESFKHVGLLAVELFQTENDEILVNEVAPRAHNSGHYSIEASYTNQFEQHLRSILNLPLGNTDSKLAGIMVNLVGEEGFSGDVIYKNIDEILKIDGVTPHIYGKKQTRPFRKMGHVTIVNNNVNEARKIAEIVKNTIRVISK; encoded by the coding sequence GTGAAAAATTATTTCTCATCAAATTTTAAATTGGGTGTTTTAGGCGGTGGCCAATTAGGTAAAATGTTACTAACAGAAACTCAAAAATTTGATATTTACACCTGTATTTTAGATGGTTCTTCTGAAGCTCCTTGTGCGCAAATTTGTAATGAATTTTACCAAGGTAATTTATTAGATTTTGATACTGTTTACAATTTTGGTAAAAAAGTTAACTTATTAACTATTGAAATTGAACATGTTAACATTGATGCATTATTAAAGTTGGAAGAAGAGGGCTTAGAAATTCACCCTCAACCAAGAGTTATTCAAACAATTCAACATAAAGGGAAACAAAAAGATTTTTTTGTTAAAAATAAGATTCCAACATCTCCTCATAAGCGGTTTTCATCTTTAGAAGAATTAAAAAATGAAAAACACGCATTCCCTTTTGTTTGGAAATCTGCACAATTTGGTTATGATGGAACTGGAGTTAAAGTTATTAAAAGTAAAAACGATTTAAGTTTATTAAATGATGTTGACTGCATTATTGAAAAATTAATTCCTTTTAAAAATGAACTTGCTGTAATTGTTGCAAGAAATAAAAATGGAGAAATTAAAACATATCCTGTTGTTGAAATGGAATTTCACAAAGAAGCCAACCAAGTAGAATATGTTATTTGCCCCGCAAGAATTTCAAACGAAGTTGCTCAAAAAGCTCAAAAAATAGCTTTAAAAGTTGCAGAGTCTTTTAAACATGTTGGTTTATTAGCCGTTGAATTATTTCAAACTGAAAATGATGAAATTCTAGTCAACGAAGTTGCTCCACGAGCTCATAATAGTGGGCATTATAGTATTGAAGCTTCATATACAAATCAATTTGAACAACATTTACGAAGTATTTTAAACCTTCCGTTGGGTAATACAGATAGTAAACTTGCAGGAATTATGGTAAATTTGGTTGGCGAAGAAGGTTTTTCAGGTGATGTTATTTATAAAAATATAGACGAAATTTTAAAAATTGATGGAGTAACGCCACATATTTACGGAAAAAAACAAACAAGACCCTTTAGAAAAATGGGTCATGTAACTATCGTTAATAACAATGTAAATGAAGCTAGAAAAATAGCTGAAATAGTTAAAAATACAATTAGAGTAATAAGTAAATAA
- the greA gene encoding transcription elongation factor GreA: protein MSKISYYSPEGMKKLKKELDFLEHVERPRISNDIAEARDKGDLSENAEYHAAKEEQSHLELKIAKLKEVISNARIIDESLLDTSKILIHSIVKIKNTANNMEFTYTLVADSETNIKEGKLSVNSPIGRGLLGKKVGDIAEIEVPSGIVKFEVIEISRA, encoded by the coding sequence ATGAGTAAAATATCGTATTATTCACCAGAAGGAATGAAAAAACTAAAAAAAGAGTTAGATTTTTTAGAACATGTGGAACGTCCAAGAATTAGTAATGATATTGCTGAAGCAAGAGATAAAGGTGATTTAAGTGAAAATGCGGAATACCATGCTGCAAAAGAAGAACAATCACACTTAGAGTTAAAAATTGCAAAATTAAAGGAAGTTATTTCTAATGCCAGAATTATTGATGAATCTTTGTTAGATACTTCAAAAATATTAATTCATTCTATTGTGAAAATTAAGAATACTGCTAACAATATGGAATTTACATATACGTTGGTTGCTGATTCTGAAACAAATATTAAAGAAGGAAAATTATCTGTTAATTCACCAATAGGAAGAGGGTTATTAGGTAAAAAGGTTGGAGATATAGCTGAAATAGAAGTTCCAAGTGGTATTGTAAAATTTGAAGTTATAGAAATTTCAAGAGCTTAA
- a CDS encoding HIT family protein, with translation MSIFTKIIKGEIPSYKVAENNEFYAFLDINPNAKGHTLVVPKKEVDKFFELDKATYNGLMDFSRDVAIAMKKVISCERIGMAVIGLEVPHVHVHLIPLQKMEDIQFIKKVKLQPKEFEAVAKAISKEL, from the coding sequence ATGTCAATATTTACTAAAATAATAAAGGGAGAAATACCTTCATATAAAGTAGCCGAAAATAATGAATTCTATGCCTTTTTAGATATAAATCCAAATGCTAAGGGGCATACGTTGGTTGTGCCTAAAAAAGAGGTTGATAAGTTTTTTGAGTTAGACAAAGCAACTTATAATGGCTTAATGGACTTTTCAAGAGATGTTGCTATTGCAATGAAAAAAGTAATTTCTTGTGAGCGTATAGGTATGGCTGTTATTGGTTTAGAAGTTCCACACGTGCATGTACATTTAATTCCGTTACAAAAAATGGAAGATATTCAATTTATTAAAAAGGTTAAATTACAGCCAAAAGAATTTGAAGCTGTTGCAAAAGCTATTTCAAAGGAATTGTAA
- a CDS encoding sensor histidine kinase codes for MASQKNSQIIRWAVIIASFIIVTLILWNTYSFFQKFKHEERAKMEILATAQKDLATNLDLNASINLPLKILENNKSVPMILSNDNDEIISWQNLDSIKAQDHSYLVKQLAIMKRENDPVIIQFDKDQKNYIYYRDSDLLTKLKYYPIALILILFLFASVIYLFFKSNKVAEQNKLWTGMAKETAHQIGTPLSSLLGWIEILRLENTDENTIKEIENDVHRLTIIAERFSKIGSTPTLTKLNIVEATFNSFNYLKLRSSKQVEFNFEASEQEILANINLQLFSWVIENLTKNAIDAMEGKGVITLKISESIKNVTIFISDTGKGIPKNIQKKIFSPGFTTKKRGWGLGLSLAKRIIEDYHNGKISVLKSEINKGSIFVITLKK; via the coding sequence ATGGCTTCACAAAAAAATTCTCAAATTATTAGATGGGCTGTAATAATTGCCTCTTTTATTATTGTTACACTTATTTTGTGGAATACATACAGTTTTTTTCAGAAATTCAAACACGAAGAACGAGCTAAAATGGAAATTTTAGCAACAGCACAAAAAGATTTAGCTACTAATTTAGACCTAAATGCTAGTATTAACTTACCTCTTAAAATTCTAGAAAATAATAAAAGTGTTCCCATGATTTTATCAAATGATAATGATGAAATTATTAGTTGGCAAAATTTAGATTCTATTAAAGCTCAAGATCATAGTTATTTAGTTAAGCAATTGGCAATTATGAAACGTGAAAATGATCCAGTAATTATTCAGTTTGATAAAGATCAAAAAAATTATATTTATTACAGAGACTCAGATTTATTAACTAAACTAAAATACTATCCTATTGCCTTAATTCTTATCTTATTCTTATTTGCCAGTGTAATTTATTTATTTTTTAAATCTAACAAAGTTGCTGAACAAAATAAATTATGGACTGGAATGGCTAAGGAAACAGCCCACCAAATTGGTACGCCATTATCTTCTTTACTAGGTTGGATTGAAATTTTACGTTTAGAAAATACTGATGAAAATACCATTAAAGAAATTGAAAACGATGTACATAGATTAACTATTATTGCAGAACGGTTTTCAAAAATAGGATCTACACCTACATTAACAAAACTCAATATTGTTGAAGCTACTTTTAATTCTTTCAATTACCTTAAATTAAGAAGTTCTAAGCAAGTTGAATTTAATTTTGAGGCTTCTGAACAAGAAATTTTAGCAAATATTAACCTTCAATTATTTAGTTGGGTAATTGAAAATTTAACAAAAAATGCTATTGATGCTATGGAGGGAAAAGGGGTAATAACACTTAAAATCTCTGAAAGTATTAAAAATGTTACTATTTTTATTTCTGATACAGGGAAAGGCATACCAAAAAATATTCAAAAAAAAATATTCTCACCTGGATTTACTACAAAAAAACGAGGCTGGGGGCTAGGTTTATCATTAGCTAAACGCATTATTGAAGATTACCACAATGGTAAAATTTCTGTATTAAAATCTGAAATAAACAAAGGAAGTATTTTTGTTATTACACTTAAAAAATAA
- a CDS encoding flavin reductase family protein yields the protein MLSINPEDIAIEKLHGYLLSAVAPRPIALASTIDTNENPNLSPFSFFNVFSANPPILIFSPARRVRNNTIKHTLKNAKETREVVINIVNYDIVQQMSLSSTEYPKNVNEFEKAGFTMVASEKVKPFRVGESPIQFECKVKDIIELGTGGGAGNLIICEVIKLHIKKEFLNDDGNINQQKLDLVARAGGSLYSRAKEGFFEIPKPLKTLGIGIDSIPFEIRNSSVLTGNDLGMLGNVEVIPPIEDVDKFAKEHPQIIGYNSVKKHTFAKAFLEKNDVASAWKVLLMKKT from the coding sequence ATGTTAAGTATAAACCCAGAAGACATTGCGATAGAAAAACTACACGGTTATTTATTAAGTGCTGTAGCTCCAAGGCCAATAGCTTTGGCTAGTACAATTGATACCAACGAAAATCCGAATTTATCACCTTTTAGTTTTTTTAATGTTTTTAGTGCAAATCCGCCTATATTAATATTTTCACCAGCGAGAAGAGTTCGAAATAATACAATAAAGCACACCTTAAAGAATGCTAAGGAAACTAGAGAAGTTGTAATAAATATAGTAAATTATGATATTGTACAGCAAATGTCATTGTCAAGTACTGAATATCCAAAGAATGTTAATGAGTTTGAAAAGGCCGGTTTTACAATGGTAGCTTCTGAAAAAGTGAAACCATTTAGAGTTGGTGAATCTCCAATACAATTTGAATGTAAAGTGAAAGATATAATAGAACTTGGAACAGGGGGAGGAGCTGGAAATTTAATTATATGTGAAGTTATAAAGCTACACATAAAAAAAGAGTTTTTGAATGATGACGGAAATATAAATCAACAAAAATTAGATTTAGTAGCAAGAGCAGGAGGCAGTTTATATTCAAGAGCTAAAGAAGGTTTTTTTGAAATACCTAAGCCATTAAAAACGTTAGGAATAGGCATTGATTCTATCCCTTTTGAAATTAGAAACAGTAGTGTATTAACAGGAAACGACCTAGGCATGTTAGGAAATGTTGAAGTAATACCACCTATAGAAGATGTTGATAAGTTTGCAAAAGAACACCCACAAATTATTGGGTATAATAGTGTAAAAAAACATACATTTGCGAAAGCATTTTTAGAAAAAAATGATGTTGCAAGTGCTTGGAAAGTGCTTTTAATGAAAAAAACTTGA
- a CDS encoding DUF3127 domain-containing protein, whose translation MEVTGKIKKIEETKTFGANGFRKREMVLTTNDQYPQMLKIEFIQDKCDLLNNYQEGQDVKISINLTGREWINPQGEAVYFNSIQGWRIEAVQEGAGAEAPPIAAPLDNLETTSDLNENEPDDLPF comes from the coding sequence ATGGAAGTTACAGGAAAAATTAAAAAAATTGAAGAAACTAAAACTTTTGGTGCAAATGGTTTTAGAAAAAGAGAAATGGTACTCACTACAAACGATCAATACCCACAAATGTTAAAGATTGAATTTATTCAAGATAAATGTGATTTATTAAATAACTACCAAGAAGGTCAAGATGTGAAAATTTCAATTAATTTAACAGGAAGAGAATGGATAAACCCTCAAGGAGAGGCGGTTTATTTTAATTCTATTCAAGGCTGGAGAATTGAGGCGGTACAAGAAGGAGCAGGTGCTGAAGCTCCACCTATTGCTGCACCATTAGATAATTTAGAAACCACCTCTGATTTGAATGAAAACGAACCAGATGATTTACCTTTTTAA